A region of the Thiohalomonas denitrificans genome:
CCCATCACCAATGCGGTAGCTGCGTTCGGCTAAAACGGCACCATCCTCAGCCAGGGCATGAACGGCAACGCGCTCATGGTTTTTCACTTGGAGCGAAACGCTACGTACTTGCTTGAGGTATTCACCCGGCGGCAACAGGGTAAGCGCCAACAGCACATCCTGGCGGGGATGGCGATGCGTCTGCAGTTCCGCCGCGCTGTCATAGACGCCGCTAATTGCACTGCAGTCGGTAACCGTTAAATCAATGGCGGGCCAATCCTGTGGATAGGTCGATTTCTCAATCGCTGTGCAGGCGCTCAACAGCATCGAAATCAGCAATGCGATTACGGCTTTCTTTTTCTGAATCACTGGTGCACCCCATTCGGTTAAAAGCGCTTCCTGGCGAGTATCAGCTTTCGTTTCCGCTTGCGCTGTTGCTACAGCCGTATGCGATGGATATCTGTTCCCCGCTCCACACGGAGTATGCATTCGACGTGTTCTAGCGCTTCGGCGTTATTCGACTAACCTATATTGTACCGTAAGAGCTGTATGAGGTTAGGCATAGCCGCATGAGCGCTTTTCGTTACATGCCTGCCTGTCATCGTTTCAAAGCCTTGGCACGACGCCTGAGTTGTGGCTCTTACTAGGGAAAATCGGCCCGTTGGCTGTTTTGTGACGCAAATTGGAAAAACGGCGATACAGAATGAACCTGCCTGACAAGAGTGCCCCGGAGAGTCTTCCTGAATTTCAACGTTATGCGGATAATGAGAACGGCCTGGTCGATCTCTGGCTGATTTTGGTGCGACGGCGGCTTTTAATCGCTGCTGTTGCGCTGTTCTTTGGTGGTTTGGGTGTTGCGTTTGCGCTTGTGAAGTCACAGGAATACAGCTATAGCACCACCATCGAAATTGGTAACCGGCTGGTCAAGGATGATGTGCGCCCCGTTGAGCCTCCGGAGGCGGTGCAAGCGAAGATTGAGACGAGTCATTTACCGATGATTCTGCAGCAGTACCGCCAGGTCGACCCAGATGCGAACACCTATGAATTTACCGCACGTATCCCCAGAAGTTCGAGAATCGTAGTACTTGAGGCAAAGGGACCTCTGGAAAAGAAAGAGACCTATCTGGCTCTGCTATCCAGCGTGGTGCAAAAGGTCCAGGAAGACCATCAGCGGATCAAAAATGAGGCTGAGAAGGAAATGGAGATCCGACGCGAGCGGATCGCAAGCACCCTGGCCTCGCTCGAAAGTGAGGAACAACTTCTCAAACGCGAAGCCAAACGCATGGAAGAGGTCAGGGCCCTGTTAGAACGGCAGGTCGGTGAAATCCATCCCACATCGGCAGAAACGAACCAAAACCGAGTCGCTGCCGTGAACCAGACGGACACCGATCTAAGCGCCATGACTATGATGCTTTTGAATAACGAAATCCGTGTGACCCGCGACCGCCTAATGGATAATTTGCGCGCTCAGTCCGAACAGCGCGACGAGATGTCCAAATTGGAGATTGAGCGAATCAACTTTGAGGAGACCCGTGCGCTGGTCCCACCGATGCAGTCGCTGGATCCGATCGGACTGGATCGCAAGGTGATTATTGTGGTGTCGCTCATTTTCGGGTTAATGGCAGGGGTATTTGCGGCATTCTTTGCGTCGTTTTTGTCACAGGTTCGAAAGATAGAACTGAATAACCAGTAACTTTCAGGATTTCGCAGCGGAAGGACACCGCCGCAAGGGCGTGCTCTTGGCCCCGACCGCCTGTCGGGCCGGGCTCCGACCATCGCCGGAAAGGTGCATTTGAAGAATGCACCCTGCGACAAGCCACAAGGACGGCCTGATTTGATCTCCCTCATC
Encoded here:
- a CDS encoding Wzz/FepE/Etk N-terminal domain-containing protein, with the protein product MNLPDKSAPESLPEFQRYADNENGLVDLWLILVRRRLLIAAVALFFGGLGVAFALVKSQEYSYSTTIEIGNRLVKDDVRPVEPPEAVQAKIETSHLPMILQQYRQVDPDANTYEFTARIPRSSRIVVLEAKGPLEKKETYLALLSSVVQKVQEDHQRIKNEAEKEMEIRRERIASTLASLESEEQLLKREAKRMEEVRALLERQVGEIHPTSAETNQNRVAAVNQTDTDLSAMTMMLLNNEIRVTRDRLMDNLRAQSEQRDEMSKLEIERINFEETRALVPPMQSLDPIGLDRKVIIVVSLIFGLMAGVFAAFFASFLSQVRKIELNNQ